In Mesorhizobium sp. 113-3-3, a genomic segment contains:
- a CDS encoding GumC family protein, with product MVDRENREDWRRERSLLALGQAMRGEDDASLVSIGDRADSAWREDAATRHRLARSQREARANPTQSAAGAGRLSPDEPPEAAARDDTWRSQADADTGDLPPAKPYSRQSFEESSLSTRPDDTSGSRRQGGADASSGDRADDQQWKPLIDPMQVVRGIARSKLLIITTTLIGAGLGIAIALSTPKKYESMTELVVDPRDLKLSDRDLTQMAVVPDATLVNVENQIRLLTSGTVLGKVVNKLNLADDPEFNGQGTGGLGVMSLIRSILLRHDGPGGGDEPRRLSLAVGNLAESLSVERAGKTSTIVIGVTTQNAQKSALIAETMTDVFLQTSGEFQSLTAGRANNELTAKLEEMRKSVETAERKVEDFRATHDLVDAQGHLISDDQMLKVNEQLSVARARTAELNARAASARSINVNSVLGGTLPEEINSNTMSDLRAQYATLKQEADRAAVRLGPRHPELQALNAQIAGARDRIAAELSRIASSLQVDLKRSIQVQQDLASQLAQMKVRSGDVNSDLVSMRELERDAAAKRSVYEQYLLRAKEIGEQKGINTANMTVISPPSVPLEPNGPSRVVMALAGLFLGFASGIGLGAMRGAYESLRETATSRSRRDRKAPVEEQAFRAAPPPAPPIPAAPVPPAPPPPPVPPPPLVQAEAAPAERPGRIAGLMARLRNAVSRKPSTEADDNSEFTAFGGNVRPADAVAPSGFPNPESSFMPRSSDYARPHFPPGFDATYSQPMGPPSRSPIMPLQPLYPPPPSYPSAQQAGYPPPWQAPPAGSPYAQGTAPYAGHMPYPPQPAPPQSPAYSTQPPAEPSQVEETAEQAPIEEIRASLRDFREAVRELTESRARRRYF from the coding sequence ATGGTCGACAGGGAAAACCGTGAGGACTGGAGGCGCGAGCGTTCCTTGCTGGCGCTCGGCCAGGCCATGCGCGGTGAGGATGACGCATCCCTGGTCTCGATAGGCGATCGCGCGGATTCGGCATGGCGCGAGGATGCCGCCACGCGCCACCGCCTTGCCCGCTCGCAGCGTGAGGCGCGGGCGAACCCAACGCAGTCCGCCGCCGGGGCAGGGCGGTTATCGCCGGACGAGCCGCCGGAAGCGGCTGCACGGGACGACACCTGGCGCTCACAGGCGGACGCCGACACCGGCGATCTGCCGCCGGCCAAGCCGTACTCAAGGCAGTCTTTTGAAGAATCTTCCCTCAGCACTCGCCCGGATGACACCTCTGGATCCCGCCGTCAGGGCGGAGCGGATGCATCCTCCGGCGATCGCGCAGACGATCAGCAGTGGAAGCCGCTGATCGATCCGATGCAGGTGGTGCGCGGCATTGCCAGGTCGAAATTGCTGATCATCACGACCACACTGATCGGTGCTGGGCTCGGCATCGCGATCGCGCTGTCGACGCCGAAGAAGTATGAATCGATGACCGAATTGGTCGTCGATCCGCGCGACCTGAAACTCTCGGACCGTGATCTCACCCAGATGGCGGTTGTTCCCGACGCGACACTCGTCAATGTCGAAAACCAGATCAGATTGCTGACCTCGGGCACGGTGCTGGGCAAGGTCGTCAACAAGCTCAATCTTGCCGACGACCCGGAGTTCAATGGCCAAGGCACGGGCGGTCTGGGTGTCATGTCACTGATCCGCTCGATCCTGTTGCGCCACGACGGACCGGGCGGTGGCGATGAACCGCGTCGCCTGTCGCTTGCCGTCGGCAATCTGGCCGAAAGCCTTTCGGTAGAGCGCGCGGGCAAGACCTCCACGATCGTGATCGGCGTCACCACGCAGAACGCCCAGAAATCGGCGCTGATCGCGGAAACGATGACGGATGTCTTTCTGCAGACCTCGGGTGAATTTCAATCCCTCACCGCCGGCCGGGCCAACAACGAATTGACGGCGAAACTTGAGGAGATGCGCAAAAGCGTCGAGACGGCCGAGCGCAAGGTCGAGGATTTCAGGGCCACGCACGACCTTGTCGACGCGCAGGGCCACCTGATCAGCGATGATCAAATGCTCAAGGTCAACGAGCAACTGTCCGTTGCTCGTGCCCGCACTGCGGAGCTGAACGCCCGCGCTGCCTCTGCCCGCTCGATCAATGTCAATTCGGTGCTCGGCGGTACGTTGCCGGAAGAAATCAATTCCAACACGATGAGCGATCTGCGCGCCCAATATGCCACGCTCAAGCAGGAGGCGGATCGAGCGGCGGTCCGGCTGGGTCCGCGTCATCCCGAACTCCAGGCGCTCAACGCGCAGATTGCCGGGGCGCGCGATCGCATTGCCGCGGAACTCAGCCGCATCGCCTCGTCGCTGCAGGTTGACCTGAAACGCTCGATCCAGGTCCAACAGGACTTGGCGTCGCAACTGGCGCAGATGAAGGTCCGTAGCGGCGACGTCAACAGCGACCTCGTTTCGATGCGCGAACTGGAGCGCGACGCCGCGGCCAAGCGCTCGGTCTATGAACAATATCTGCTGCGCGCCAAGGAAATTGGCGAGCAGAAGGGTATCAATACCGCCAATATGACCGTCATCTCGCCGCCCTCCGTTCCGCTTGAGCCGAACGGTCCATCGCGGGTCGTGATGGCGCTTGCCGGCCTGTTCCTGGGCTTTGCCTCCGGAATTGGCCTCGGCGCCATGCGTGGCGCCTATGAAAGCTTGCGTGAGACAGCGACATCGCGTTCGCGCCGCGACCGCAAGGCGCCTGTGGAAGAGCAGGCATTCCGGGCAGCGCCGCCGCCCGCGCCACCAATTCCGGCAGCGCCGGTGCCGCCGGCGCCACCCCCGCCGCCTGTACCGCCGCCGCCCTTGGTACAGGCCGAAGCTGCCCCCGCCGAACGGCCTGGGCGCATCGCCGGGCTGATGGCGAGACTGCGCAACGCCGTATCCCGCAAGCCATCCACCGAGGCGGACGATAACAGTGAATTCACAGCCTTCGGCGGCAATGTGCGGCCGGCGGATGCTGTCGCGCCCTCCGGTTTCCCGAACCCGGAGTCCTCCTTCATGCCGCGGTCGTCGGACTATGCGCGGCCGCATTTCCCGCCAGGCTTCGATGCCACCTATTCCCAGCCGATGGGGCCGCCGTCGCGGTCGCCGATAATGCCGCTGCAGCCGCTCTATCCGCCGCCGCCATCCTATCCCTCTGCACAGCAGGCGGGCTATCCGCCGCCTTGGCAGGCGCCGCCGGCAGGCAGCCCCTACGCCCAGGGCACCGCGCCCTATGCCGGGCATATGCCGTACCCGCCGCAGCCCGCGCCGCCGCAGTCACCGGCCTATTCAACCCAGCCGCCGGCCGAGCCTTCGCAGGTTGAGGAAACCGCCGAACAGGCGCCGATCGAGGAAATCCGCGCCAGCCTGCGCGATTTCCGCGAGGCGGTGCGCGAACTCACCGAGAGCCGCGCCCGCCGCCGCTACTTCTGA
- a CDS encoding TPR end-of-group domain-containing protein codes for MALTSKRDRRLRDWKEIAAFFGRDERTVRRWEQQRGLPVHRISGGARSLVFAYTDEFETWLRGGEPIASDDAEHLVEEPVAPPLAAIAQMTAPAASAGFSKWPQISLLAFGAAGLVLLAVAGTLAMQHVDPSPARIIYRPDSRVQDLYLDAVYHLGTRQADGFTHAIQLLTEVTTLDPNYADAYVKLAEAYNTISQFTLMPANEAYPRAVAAAERAIALDPDNAGAYAALAFTTFYWTKDFQRSRELFERAIRLDPNAAQTHHWYALTLMVTGETATPLSEIGKAQALNPESRAIIANKALILFYAGRVDDAVMILQQLAKAEPNLRSPPEYLATIYLDQGRFTDFLREYRRAAGIANNSARLAIADAAEKGLREAGGEGLLSAMYGEQIRQYERNLEPAYKVACTAAMLGRNDEAIRYLEEAMRRKEDDMLGIRIEPAFKGLRADARYRAIVEHEGFRPAPPVGA; via the coding sequence ATGGCCTTGACGAGCAAGCGCGACCGTCGCCTTCGCGACTGGAAGGAAATTGCCGCGTTCTTCGGACGTGACGAGCGCACGGTGCGGCGCTGGGAGCAACAGCGCGGGCTGCCTGTGCACCGCATTTCCGGCGGCGCCAGGAGCCTGGTGTTTGCCTATACGGACGAGTTCGAAACGTGGCTGCGTGGCGGTGAGCCGATCGCATCCGATGACGCCGAGCACCTGGTCGAGGAACCGGTCGCGCCGCCCTTGGCTGCGATTGCGCAGATGACGGCCCCAGCCGCTTCTGCCGGATTTTCGAAATGGCCCCAAATCTCGCTGCTCGCTTTTGGTGCGGCTGGATTGGTGTTGCTCGCGGTCGCCGGCACGCTGGCCATGCAACATGTCGATCCATCCCCGGCACGGATCATCTACCGCCCGGATTCCCGGGTCCAGGATCTCTACCTCGACGCCGTCTATCATCTCGGCACCCGACAGGCCGATGGCTTCACCCATGCGATCCAGCTGCTGACCGAGGTGACGACGCTCGACCCGAATTATGCCGATGCCTATGTCAAACTGGCCGAGGCCTACAACACGATCAGCCAGTTCACGCTGATGCCGGCCAACGAGGCCTATCCACGCGCCGTCGCCGCCGCCGAACGAGCGATCGCGCTCGACCCCGACAATGCCGGCGCCTATGCCGCCCTTGCCTTCACCACCTTCTACTGGACGAAGGATTTCCAGCGATCGAGGGAGTTGTTCGAGCGTGCCATCCGGCTCGATCCGAATGCCGCGCAGACCCACCATTGGTACGCTCTGACCCTTATGGTGACAGGCGAGACCGCCACCCCCTTGTCCGAGATCGGCAAGGCCCAGGCGCTGAACCCGGAATCGCGCGCCATCATCGCCAACAAGGCGCTCATCCTGTTTTATGCCGGCCGGGTCGATGATGCCGTGATGATCCTGCAGCAGCTGGCCAAGGCCGAACCGAATTTACGGTCTCCGCCCGAATATCTGGCCACCATCTATCTCGATCAGGGCCGCTTCACCGATTTCCTGCGCGAATACCGGCGCGCCGCCGGGATCGCCAACAACAGCGCACGCCTGGCCATTGCCGACGCCGCCGAGAAAGGCTTGCGCGAGGCCGGCGGCGAGGGACTGTTGTCGGCCATGTATGGCGAGCAGATCCGCCAGTATGAAAGGAACCTGGAGCCCGCCTACAAGGTGGCGTGCACGGCGGCGATGCTGGGGCGCAACGACGAGGCGATCCGCTACCTCGAAGAGGCGATGCGGCGCAAGGAGGACGATATGCTGGGCATCCGCATCGAGCCAGCCTTCAAGGGGTTGCGGGCCGATGCCCGATATCGCGCCATCGTCGAGCATGAGGGCTTCAGGCCGGCCCCGCCGGTTGGCGCCTGA
- the edd gene encoding phosphogluconate dehydratase: MTARRDIEAITERIRQRSKVGRERYLGRIAEASNQTANRSVLSCGNLAHGFAVCSPSEKLALGGDKVPNLGIITSYNDMLSAHQPFETYPALIKEAAREAGGIAQVAGGVPAMCDGVTQGQPGMELSLFSRDVIAMSAAIGLSHNMFDAAVFLGVCDKIVPGLVIAALTFGHLPAVFIPAGPMTTGLPNDEKAKVRQLYAEGKAGRAELLEAESKSYHGPGTCTFYGTANSNQMLMEIMGLHTPGASFVNPGTPLREALTREATKRALAITALGNAYTPVGRMIDERSIVNGVVGLHATGGSTNHTIHLIAMAAAAGIALTWQDISDLSEAVPLLARVYPNGLADVNHFHAAGGLGFLIRELLDEGVLHEDVQTVWGEGLRPYAVEAKLGADGSVVREASPQASGDEKVLAPFHKAFQPTGGLKVLAGNLGHAVIKTSAVKPERRIIEAPAKVFDSQQGLNEAFKAGTLTGDFIAVIRFQGPKANGMPELHKLTTVLGILQDRGQRVALVTDGRMSGASGKVPAAIHVTPEAVEDGPIARIHDGDIIRLDADAGTLEVLVPGTEFALRRTAEADLIGNEFGFGRELFAGFRQLVGRADHGASAFGTA, translated from the coding sequence ATGACCGCAAGACGCGACATCGAAGCCATCACGGAACGCATCCGCCAACGTTCGAAGGTGGGCCGCGAGCGCTATCTCGGCCGTATCGCCGAAGCGTCGAACCAGACCGCCAACCGGTCGGTGCTGTCCTGCGGCAACCTCGCGCACGGCTTTGCGGTGTGCAGCCCCTCGGAAAAGCTGGCGCTCGGCGGCGACAAGGTGCCCAATCTCGGCATCATCACCTCCTACAACGACATGCTGTCGGCGCATCAGCCCTTCGAGACCTACCCTGCCCTGATCAAGGAAGCCGCGCGCGAGGCCGGCGGCATCGCCCAGGTGGCCGGTGGCGTGCCGGCGATGTGCGACGGCGTCACGCAGGGCCAGCCCGGCATGGAGCTGTCGCTGTTTTCGCGCGACGTGATCGCCATGTCGGCGGCGATCGGCCTGTCGCATAACATGTTCGACGCCGCCGTTTTTCTCGGCGTTTGCGACAAGATCGTACCGGGACTGGTGATCGCGGCACTCACCTTCGGCCATCTGCCGGCGGTGTTCATTCCGGCCGGACCGATGACGACCGGCCTGCCCAACGACGAGAAGGCCAAGGTCCGCCAGCTCTATGCCGAGGGCAAGGCGGGGCGCGCCGAATTGCTGGAAGCCGAGTCCAAATCCTACCATGGGCCGGGCACCTGCACCTTCTACGGCACCGCGAACTCCAACCAGATGCTGATGGAAATCATGGGCCTGCACACGCCGGGCGCCTCCTTCGTCAATCCCGGCACGCCGCTGCGTGAGGCCCTGACCCGCGAAGCGACGAAACGCGCACTCGCCATCACCGCGCTCGGCAATGCCTATACGCCGGTCGGGCGGATGATCGACGAGCGTTCGATCGTCAACGGCGTCGTTGGCCTGCATGCCACCGGCGGCTCTACCAACCACACCATCCACCTGATCGCCATGGCGGCGGCAGCCGGCATCGCGCTGACCTGGCAGGACATTTCCGACCTCTCGGAAGCTGTGCCGCTCCTGGCCCGCGTCTATCCGAACGGGCTTGCCGATGTGAACCATTTCCATGCCGCCGGGGGGCTCGGCTTCCTGATCCGCGAACTGCTCGACGAGGGCGTCCTGCACGAGGACGTGCAGACGGTGTGGGGTGAAGGCTTGCGCCCCTATGCGGTTGAGGCCAAGCTCGGCGCCGATGGCTCCGTGGTGCGCGAGGCCTCGCCGCAGGCCAGCGGCGACGAAAAGGTGCTGGCGCCGTTCCACAAGGCCTTCCAGCCGACAGGCGGCCTGAAGGTGCTGGCCGGCAATCTCGGCCACGCCGTCATCAAGACGTCCGCCGTCAAGCCGGAACGGCGCATCATCGAGGCGCCGGCCAAGGTGTTCGACAGCCAGCAGGGCCTGAACGAGGCGTTCAAGGCGGGCACACTGACCGGTGATTTCATCGCCGTCATCCGCTTCCAGGGCCCCAAGGCCAACGGCATGCCGGAATTGCACAAGCTGACCACCGTGCTCGGCATCCTGCAGGACCGCGGCCAGCGCGTCGCACTGGTCACCGACGGACGCATGTCCGGCGCCTCCGGCAAGGTGCCGGCGGCGATCCATGTGACGCCGGAGGCGGTCGAGGACGGACCGATCGCCAGGATCCATGACGGCGACATCATCCGCCTCGACGCCGATGCAGGAACGCTGGAGGTGCTGGTGCCGGGAACCGAATTCGCGCTGCGCCGCACCGCCGAAGCCGATCTCATCGGCAACGAATTCGGCTTCGGCCGCGAGCTTTTCGCCGGCTTCCGGCAGCTGGTGGGCCGCGCCGACCATGGCGCCAGCGCTTTCGGGACGGCCTGA
- a CDS encoding GlxA family transcriptional regulator, producing the protein MPNPTISPERPVVTDPVQGGRQFAFLLVDKFSMFSLAAAIDTFRSANRLLGRDFYGWTTVSADGDPVMASNGLPLKIDYSVADLPPVDILFVSVGLTTEFPGKSKVLAALRSWGRRGNALGALSVGSYLLAEAGQLDGYRCTIHWENRAGFMERFPDINCTGNVFEIDRKRYTCAGGTTSIDLMLEIVRGDFGSNLANGVANQFQHERIRSAGDRQRVGPERDLTGKSEKLRRIVELMADHLDEPLSAVQLAKSAGLSVRQVERLFLRHLNVTPGRYYMRLRLERARELLRQTNMPILDVAIATGFTSHSYFAQSYRLQFGRPPSEERRTTY; encoded by the coding sequence TTGCCGAACCCCACCATTTCCCCGGAACGGCCGGTCGTGACTGATCCCGTTCAAGGTGGCCGGCAGTTCGCCTTTCTGCTGGTCGACAAGTTTTCCATGTTCTCGCTGGCCGCCGCGATCGACACGTTCCGTTCGGCGAACCGCCTGCTCGGCCGCGATTTCTATGGCTGGACGACGGTGTCGGCCGATGGCGATCCGGTGATGGCGTCCAATGGCCTGCCGCTCAAGATCGACTACAGCGTCGCCGACCTGCCGCCTGTCGACATTCTCTTCGTCTCGGTCGGCCTGACGACCGAATTTCCCGGCAAGAGCAAGGTTCTGGCGGCCCTGCGCAGCTGGGGCCGCCGCGGCAACGCGCTTGGCGCGCTGTCGGTCGGGTCCTATCTGCTGGCCGAGGCCGGCCAGCTCGACGGTTACCGCTGCACCATCCATTGGGAAAATCGTGCCGGCTTCATGGAGCGCTTCCCCGACATCAACTGCACCGGAAATGTCTTCGAGATCGACCGCAAGCGCTACACCTGCGCCGGCGGCACCACCTCGATCGACCTGATGCTGGAGATCGTGCGCGGCGATTTTGGCTCGAACCTTGCCAATGGCGTCGCCAACCAGTTCCAGCATGAGCGCATTCGCTCGGCCGGAGACCGCCAGCGCGTCGGGCCGGAACGCGACCTGACCGGCAAGTCGGAGAAGCTGAGGCGCATCGTCGAACTGATGGCCGATCATCTCGACGAACCGCTCTCGGCGGTGCAACTCGCCAAGTCGGCCGGTCTTTCGGTGCGCCAGGTGGAGCGCCTGTTCCTGCGCCACCTCAATGTCACGCCGGGCCGCTACTACATGCGGCTGCGGCTGGAGCGGGCGCGCGAATTGCTGCGCCAGACCAATATGCCGATCCTCGACGTGGCGATCGCGACCGGCTTCACTTCGCATTCCTATTTCGCCCAGAGCTATCGGCTGCAGTTCGGCAGGCCTCCCTCGGAAGAGCGCCGCACCACCTACTGA
- a CDS encoding vWA domain-containing protein, which produces MVGLSRSIAAAILLLSMTTFGFAANKVIIILDASGSMWAQIDGKPKLEIARESLRTVLQSVPADDEIGFMAYGHREKGSCEDIQLIVPPQAGSASAITDAADSLKFLGKTPLTAAVKQAAEALKYTEDKATVVLITDGLETCGGDPCALGKELEASGVDFTADVVGFGLTADEGKQIACLAENTGGKYIQASDEKALQEALVETVAAPAPAPAPAPEPAPAPAPAPKAAEVDYNLIPQAFLKEGGEVPKIDVYYEVFPDDAKGVGGDHVNDGYNAVKFHVPAGNYIVVASSGAAKAQQKVTLTADKATELALNLNAAELSIHARPAPGAEVDRNAQISIAYPGGTSDSNYGEVKYVVPAGETKVTVKLGAGEASETMQLAAGQVVDKDIIVGVGKAKANAFYTQGGEKAETDVGWKVYKAAKKLDGTRDQVTYAYGPDSQFDLPPGDYVMGVDVQAVSTEQPFSVTVGQMTDVNVTLNAGVLAVDAPGADGFKIFEAKKNIQGERKQVTYAYGEKMQTTLAAGDYVLVTNFTTDKADKETPFTVKAGERSELKVE; this is translated from the coding sequence ATGGTGGGATTGTCACGGAGCATCGCTGCGGCGATCCTCCTTTTGTCGATGACGACGTTCGGCTTTGCCGCAAACAAGGTCATCATCATTCTCGACGCTTCCGGCTCGATGTGGGCGCAGATCGACGGAAAGCCCAAGCTCGAAATCGCCAGGGAATCGCTGAGGACCGTGCTTCAATCGGTTCCCGCCGACGATGAGATCGGCTTCATGGCCTACGGCCACCGCGAAAAAGGCAGCTGCGAGGACATTCAGCTGATCGTGCCGCCCCAGGCGGGCTCGGCAAGCGCCATCACGGATGCCGCCGACAGTCTGAAATTCCTCGGCAAGACGCCGTTGACGGCGGCCGTCAAGCAGGCGGCCGAAGCGCTGAAATACACCGAGGACAAGGCAACCGTCGTCCTCATCACCGATGGGCTCGAGACCTGCGGCGGCGACCCGTGCGCGCTGGGCAAGGAACTCGAGGCATCCGGCGTCGACTTCACCGCCGACGTCGTCGGCTTTGGATTGACGGCCGACGAGGGCAAGCAGATCGCGTGCCTGGCTGAAAACACCGGCGGCAAGTACATCCAGGCCTCCGACGAGAAGGCGCTGCAGGAAGCGCTGGTCGAAACCGTCGCTGCACCGGCACCAGCTCCGGCCCCGGCTCCCGAACCAGCCCCGGCTCCCGCGCCTGCACCGAAAGCGGCCGAGGTCGACTACAACCTCATTCCCCAGGCATTCTTGAAAGAGGGCGGCGAGGTACCGAAGATCGACGTCTACTATGAAGTCTTTCCGGACGATGCCAAGGGTGTCGGTGGAGACCATGTCAACGACGGCTACAACGCTGTCAAATTCCACGTTCCCGCTGGCAACTATATCGTCGTCGCCTCGAGTGGTGCCGCCAAGGCGCAGCAGAAGGTCACGCTGACGGCGGACAAGGCAACCGAACTCGCACTCAATTTGAACGCCGCCGAACTCTCGATCCATGCCCGACCGGCGCCGGGGGCCGAAGTCGACCGCAATGCGCAGATCAGCATCGCCTATCCCGGCGGCACCTCGGACAGCAACTACGGCGAGGTCAAGTACGTCGTTCCGGCCGGCGAGACCAAGGTCACCGTGAAGCTTGGAGCCGGCGAGGCAAGCGAGACCATGCAGCTTGCCGCCGGCCAGGTCGTCGACAAGGACATCATCGTCGGCGTCGGCAAGGCCAAGGCCAACGCCTTCTACACCCAGGGCGGCGAGAAGGCCGAAACCGATGTGGGTTGGAAAGTGTACAAGGCCGCCAAGAAGCTCGACGGCACCCGAGATCAGGTGACCTACGCCTACGGCCCCGACAGCCAGTTCGATCTGCCTCCGGGCGACTATGTGATGGGCGTCGATGTGCAGGCCGTGTCCACGGAACAGCCTTTCAGCGTGACGGTCGGGCAGATGACCGATGTCAACGTGACGCTGAACGCGGGCGTGCTGGCTGTCGACGCGCCGGGCGCGGACGGCTTCAAGATCTTCGAGGCCAAGAAGAACATCCAGGGCGAGCGCAAGCAGGTCACCTACGCCTACGGGGAAAAGATGCAGACCACGCTGGCGGCGGGCGACTACGTGCTCGTGACCAATTTCACCACCGACAAGGCCGACAAGGAAACGCCTTTCACGGTCAAGGCCGGCGAGCGGAGCGAGCTCAAGGTAGAGTAG
- a CDS encoding lipopolysaccharide biosynthesis protein, producing the protein MTEARGIPQRRSFARIGTFVAERRGLVRDYFSAISGAGGRLVFSLAYFIALANTLSISEFGMFATASAAGVMLSRILAFGFISALYRTATIRPNLIGTFTAGFLLLGIVSLPLLAAASFGVYLIFFAGTVPLSVFSAIVFAEALLWRPVEVALIVNNGLSKFGRAAILAILATALRALGAVLFMVSAQHSIWAWSWFYIGANAVSLVVAFGWFYPRQRLRLRIELYLRRLADSIYVAGAEVLFYLQSEFDKLLVLAIGGPHLAGIYAIIMRLVDLTAIPIRTFSMMLVQRMMRAPDLLSRLAVKSGIEGGVFLVSTLALLALGIVLHFFPNALGRNVSEAAPLVALAICVPGLRNLVEYQAELLFARGQTAVRALNLGLLAALKALLLTYVLTTIADTSTLVLSLNIVFLLLYLASMLLTYSALRRPAKAI; encoded by the coding sequence ATGACCGAAGCTCGCGGCATACCGCAAAGGCGTAGTTTCGCCCGGATCGGCACTTTCGTGGCCGAGCGACGGGGGCTGGTGCGCGACTATTTTTCGGCGATCAGCGGCGCCGGCGGGCGATTGGTGTTTTCGCTGGCCTATTTCATCGCGCTCGCCAACACTTTGTCCATCTCCGAATTCGGCATGTTCGCCACCGCATCGGCGGCCGGCGTGATGCTGTCGCGGATCCTGGCCTTCGGTTTCATCTCGGCACTCTATCGTACCGCCACCATCCGCCCCAATCTGATCGGCACCTTCACCGCCGGCTTCCTGCTGCTCGGCATCGTCTCGCTGCCGCTCCTGGCCGCAGCCTCGTTCGGCGTCTACCTGATCTTCTTCGCCGGCACCGTGCCGCTGTCGGTGTTTTCGGCAATCGTGTTCGCCGAAGCGCTGTTGTGGCGGCCGGTGGAGGTAGCGCTGATCGTCAACAACGGGCTGAGCAAGTTCGGCCGCGCCGCCATACTGGCAATCCTTGCAACGGCGCTGCGGGCGCTTGGCGCGGTGCTGTTCATGGTCTCGGCGCAGCACAGCATCTGGGCATGGTCGTGGTTCTATATCGGCGCCAACGCCGTCTCGCTGGTTGTGGCTTTCGGCTGGTTCTATCCGCGCCAAAGACTGCGGCTGCGCATCGAACTGTATCTGCGGCGGCTTGCCGATTCCATCTACGTCGCCGGCGCCGAAGTGCTGTTCTACCTGCAGTCGGAATTCGACAAGCTGCTGGTGCTGGCGATCGGCGGCCCGCATCTGGCCGGCATCTATGCCATCATCATGCGGCTGGTCGACCTGACCGCGATCCCGATCCGCACCTTCTCGATGATGCTGGTGCAGCGCATGATGCGCGCGCCGGACCTCTTGTCGCGGCTGGCGGTCAAGAGCGGCATCGAGGGCGGTGTCTTCCTGGTTTCGACGCTGGCGCTGCTGGCGCTCGGCATCGTGCTGCATTTCTTCCCCAACGCGCTCGGCAGAAACGTCTCCGAGGCCGCGCCGCTGGTGGCGTTGGCGATCTGCGTTCCGGGGCTGCGCAATCTGGTCGAATACCAGGCGGAGCTTCTGTTCGCGCGCGGCCAGACAGCGGTGCGGGCGCTCAATCTCGGCCTGCTCGCCGCGCTGAAGGCGCTGCTTTTGACCTATGTGCTGACCACCATCGCCGATACGTCGACGCTGGTGCTGTCGCTCAACATCGTCTTCCTGCTGCTCTATCTCGCCTCGATGCTGCTGACCTATTCGGCGCTGCGCAGGCCCGCGAAGGCGATCTAA
- the folD gene encoding bifunctional methylenetetrahydrofolate dehydrogenase/methenyltetrahydrofolate cyclohydrolase FolD has translation MAEVIDGKSVAEDVVRKVKALTAELVAKGKAKPGLAVVIVGEDPASQVYVASKSRTAKECGFHSLQHTLPAETSQEALLKIIGDLNADPAINGILVQLPLPAHIDAGKIIQTIAPEKDVDGFHFINVGKLGTGELDTAFVPCTPAGSMLLIERVRGKDLSGLNAVVVGRSNIVGKPMANLLLAANCTVTIAHSRTKDLPALARTADILVAAVGRPEMIKGDWVKPGATVIDVGINRIPAPEKGEGKSRLVGDVAYAEAAKAAGAITPVPGGVGPMTIAMLMANTLASAYLAAGLKRPSF, from the coding sequence ATGGCCGAAGTGATTGACGGAAAGAGCGTTGCCGAGGATGTGGTGCGGAAGGTCAAGGCGCTGACCGCCGAGCTGGTCGCCAAGGGCAAGGCCAAGCCCGGTCTCGCCGTGGTCATCGTCGGCGAGGATCCGGCGAGCCAGGTCTATGTCGCGTCCAAGTCGCGCACGGCCAAGGAATGCGGCTTTCATTCGCTCCAGCACACGCTGCCGGCCGAAACTTCCCAAGAGGCGCTGCTCAAGATCATCGGCGACCTCAACGCTGACCCCGCCATCAACGGCATCCTGGTGCAGCTGCCGCTGCCTGCCCATATCGATGCCGGCAAGATCATCCAGACGATCGCGCCGGAGAAGGATGTCGACGGCTTCCATTTCATCAATGTCGGCAAGCTCGGCACGGGCGAACTCGACACCGCCTTCGTTCCCTGCACGCCAGCCGGCTCGATGCTCCTGATCGAGCGCGTGCGCGGCAAGGACCTGTCCGGCCTCAACGCCGTCGTCGTCGGCCGCTCCAACATCGTCGGCAAGCCGATGGCCAATCTGCTGCTGGCCGCCAACTGCACCGTCACCATCGCCCACAGCCGCACCAAGGACCTGCCGGCGCTTGCCCGCACCGCCGACATTCTTGTCGCCGCTGTCGGCCGGCCGGAAATGATCAAGGGGGATTGGGTGAAGCCCGGCGCCACCGTCATTGACGTCGGCATCAACCGCATTCCGGCGCCCGAGAAGGGCGAGGGCAAGTCGCGCCTCGTCGGCGATGTCGCCTATGCCGAGGCGGCCAAGGCAGCCGGCGCCATCACGCCGGTGCCCGGCGGTGTCGGGCCGATGACCATTGCCATGCTGATGGCCAATACGTTAGCTTCTGCCTACCTTGCGGCCGGATTGAAGCGGCCCTCCTTCTGA